A genome region from Flavobacterium sp. CFS9 includes the following:
- a CDS encoding DUF3347 domain-containing protein → MKKSILTIVIVILVAFSANIILATSIKRETTAIEVADSSQLQTVYDAYFTVKDALIKSDAKLTSAKAKDLLDAITAIKMDQLKGDEHNAWMKVMKKITADAKSISTTTDLKKQRETFKSLSKNTYELIKVSKSNQAVYKQHCPMVDADWLSKEKTIKNPYYGSSMLTCGSVVETIQ, encoded by the coding sequence ATGAAAAAATCAATTTTAACCATAGTTATAGTAATCTTAGTCGCTTTTTCTGCTAATATTATTCTGGCCACTTCCATAAAAAGAGAAACCACTGCAATAGAAGTTGCCGATTCAAGTCAGTTACAAACTGTTTATGACGCTTATTTTACGGTAAAAGATGCCTTAATTAAAAGCGATGCCAAACTTACTTCGGCAAAAGCCAAAGATTTACTGGACGCCATTACAGCTATAAAAATGGACCAATTAAAGGGTGACGAACACAATGCCTGGATGAAAGTCATGAAAAAAATAACAGCTGACGCTAAAAGTATTTCGACTACAACAGATCTTAAAAAACAGCGCGAAACTTTCAAATCGCTCTCCAAAAACACTTACGAACTTATTAAAGTGTCAAAATCAAATCAGGCTGTATACAAACAACACTGCCCGATGGTCGATGCCGACTGGCTGAGCAAAGAAAAGACGATTAAAAATCCTTATTACGGTTCGTCAATGTTAACTTGTGGAAGTGTGGTAGAAACGATCCAATAA
- a CDS encoding MFS transporter — translation MKKSLIALSLGGLTIGITEFVMMGLLPDIASDMKVSIPVAGYLISAYALGVVIGAPLLVILGRNFAPKKMLLILALMLTVFNALSIIAPDYNFLFASRFLSGLPHGAFFGVGAVVASRLADKGKEAQAIAIMFSGLTLANLIGVPIGTYIGHNFIWRYTFVLIAAVGLLTFLFISLWMPNLEKSGSVNMKTQLLFFKKTEAWLIIGITAIGFGGLFAWISYIAPLMTNVSKFAPEDVSYILILAGLGMLVGNFAGGKLADKYSPAPTVLALLFVMAIDLIMVYFFSFNQYVSLFLTFLTGAVSFSVIAPIQMLMIKTAKDAEMIASAALQGSFNIGNALGAFLGGLPLSAGYSYASPNLIGLVMALSGMVITFALMQKHKGNLQLQKA, via the coding sequence ATGAAAAAAAGTCTTATTGCACTCTCATTAGGAGGTTTGACTATCGGAATTACCGAATTTGTCATGATGGGTTTGCTGCCTGATATTGCTTCAGATATGAAAGTTTCGATTCCGGTTGCCGGATATTTAATCTCTGCTTATGCACTTGGTGTTGTCATTGGTGCGCCTTTACTGGTTATTCTGGGAAGAAATTTTGCACCCAAAAAAATGCTTTTAATTTTGGCTTTGATGCTGACGGTATTTAATGCTCTTTCGATTATTGCGCCTGACTATAATTTTCTATTCGCTTCAAGATTTCTATCGGGATTACCGCACGGAGCTTTTTTTGGCGTAGGAGCTGTAGTCGCGAGCCGTTTGGCCGATAAGGGTAAAGAAGCTCAGGCGATCGCCATTATGTTTTCGGGTTTAACACTGGCGAATTTAATCGGTGTGCCTATTGGTACTTATATTGGACATAACTTTATCTGGCGCTATACATTTGTTTTAATTGCCGCTGTAGGTTTGTTAACGTTTTTATTTATTTCGCTATGGATGCCAAATCTGGAAAAGAGCGGAAGTGTCAATATGAAAACCCAGTTATTGTTCTTTAAGAAAACAGAAGCCTGGTTAATTATTGGAATTACAGCTATTGGATTTGGAGGTCTTTTTGCATGGATTAGCTATATCGCACCTCTAATGACAAATGTTTCGAAGTTTGCACCTGAGGATGTGTCCTATATTTTGATTCTAGCCGGTTTAGGAATGCTGGTAGGTAATTTTGCCGGAGGTAAACTGGCGGATAAATATTCTCCTGCACCCACTGTATTGGCATTGCTTTTTGTGATGGCGATTGATTTAATTATGGTGTACTTCTTCTCATTCAATCAATATGTGTCCTTATTCCTGACTTTTTTAACGGGTGCTGTTTCTTTTTCGGTGATTGCTCCAATCCAAATGTTAATGATCAAAACAGCCAAGGATGCCGAAATGATTGCTTCGGCCGCGCTGCAGGGAAGTTTTAATATTGGAAATGCGTTGGGAGCCTTTTTAGGAGGTTTGCCTTTGTCTGCTGGGTACAGCTATGCTTCGCCAAATTTAATTGGTTTGGTTATGGCGTTAAGCGGTATGGTGATTACATTTGCTTTAATGCAGAAACATAAAGGGAATTTACAGTTGCAAAAAGCGTAA
- a CDS encoding DUF5123 domain-containing protein, translating into MNAKYTFKGLLAMFLLVIAGCESYNEAVLEDIGANRVFSPIELKAAVKNQTTVELNWTTKEDVDHYTVEFSADDPDFKTIYKTINVTAKELPVKVALEGETVYSIRVKAVSASGLADSKWSVTTAATLTEQIFFPVQPADIEAKQVTLRWTPNSSVTQITAGPGGITHTITAAEKTAGAAIVSGLTGETAYTATLFNGSKKRGVVTFTTGIDIGTATLVKPTDDLNAKIAAADPDAVLVLMPGEYNVFVGEIILNKSITIRGLRSDNKPLLHNKFTLNAGAKNVSLIDLDINGDKTQSDAVKYNEVSTAYGALLISGCNVHDFVKSFITQTATGITKIVLVTVENSVVTNILTVQGDCIDFRTSHLASLTLKNSTFNNCATGRDFIRIDNAPNITGTGLTTTVLVDACTISNKAMTASNRILYVRFASNASTIRNTLFETPLAMYTNQTSTTAPTFLNNNYFNSAALYTAGVAAVKYDASGTYGTLDPQFANSATGNFTLKNQMLIDKNVGDPRWRQ; encoded by the coding sequence ATGAACGCAAAATATACATTTAAAGGATTGCTGGCTATGTTTTTATTGGTAATTGCCGGTTGCGAAAGTTACAATGAAGCAGTGCTGGAAGATATAGGAGCCAATAGAGTATTCTCTCCAATCGAACTGAAAGCGGCAGTTAAAAATCAAACCACGGTCGAATTAAACTGGACAACAAAAGAGGATGTTGATCATTATACGGTAGAATTCAGTGCTGATGATCCCGATTTTAAAACAATTTACAAAACGATTAATGTTACCGCCAAAGAGCTTCCCGTAAAAGTAGCATTGGAAGGTGAAACCGTTTATTCGATAAGAGTAAAAGCAGTCAGTGCTTCAGGGCTAGCCGATTCGAAATGGTCCGTAACAACGGCAGCAACATTAACAGAGCAAATCTTCTTCCCTGTGCAGCCTGCCGATATCGAAGCGAAACAAGTGACGTTAAGATGGACGCCTAATAGTTCGGTTACCCAAATTACTGCGGGTCCGGGCGGAATTACTCATACGATCACAGCAGCTGAAAAAACTGCCGGTGCAGCGATAGTTTCAGGACTTACAGGAGAAACGGCCTATACCGCCACTTTGTTTAACGGATCCAAAAAGAGAGGAGTGGTTACTTTTACAACAGGAATTGATATTGGAACCGCTACTTTGGTTAAGCCTACGGATGACCTGAATGCAAAAATCGCAGCCGCAGATCCTGATGCAGTATTGGTATTGATGCCGGGAGAATACAATGTTTTTGTGGGTGAAATTATTTTGAATAAATCAATTACGATTAGAGGTCTAAGAAGCGATAATAAACCCTTGCTTCATAATAAGTTTACGCTCAACGCAGGAGCTAAAAATGTTAGTTTAATTGATTTGGATATCAATGGAGACAAAACTCAAAGTGATGCGGTGAAATACAATGAAGTAAGTACTGCTTACGGTGCACTTTTAATTAGTGGTTGTAATGTTCATGATTTTGTGAAATCATTTATAACACAAACGGCAACCGGGATTACTAAAATTGTTTTGGTGACGGTTGAAAATAGTGTTGTGACAAATATATTAACGGTACAAGGAGATTGTATCGATTTTAGAACCTCGCATTTGGCATCGTTGACTCTTAAGAATAGTACTTTTAATAATTGTGCTACAGGCCGTGATTTTATTCGTATCGATAACGCGCCTAACATTACCGGAACAGGTTTAACAACTACGGTATTGGTAGATGCCTGTACCATTTCAAATAAAGCGATGACAGCTTCTAACAGAATTTTGTACGTGCGTTTTGCCAGTAATGCTTCAACAATTCGCAACACGCTTTTTGAAACACCATTAGCGATGTATACCAATCAGACCTCGACAACAGCACCTACTTTCTTAAATAACAACTATTTTAATTCGGCTGCATTGTATACGGCCGGTGTTGCTGCGGTAAAATATGATGCTTCGGGAACTTACGGAACGTTAGATCCTCAGTTTGCGAATAGTGCGACTGGAAATTTTACTCTTAAGAATCAAATGTTAATCGATAAAAACGTAGGAGATCCACGCTGGAGACAATAG
- a CDS encoding RagB/SusD family nutrient uptake outer membrane protein, whose translation MKYKVIIAGLIISGLLTSCQDFGEEYFDTPAQSTLDEQLIFSTAGLAQGAVDGIKVSFGEEQSYRGRLLTYQGLNTDTEWLLTSSSDNVKSDLVVYDAKADNTEMNSPKNAWAMMYEGIERANLCIRGLRKYGNPLPNTEMGQLLGEALTLRAVYYADLIRNWGDVPARFEPVSTSTIYVPKTSRDEIYKQLIADLGEASTLVAWPNETAATTSTERVNKAFVKGLRARLALMASGFQQYPDGVRRSTAPELSVAAMYKLALDECRSVIASGSARLEPTFEGLWRKYNQESVTAGGESLWEIPFAATRGRMLFTFAVRHDASDQFQQMGTNKGGVNGPLPFVFYDYDQADSRRDVTCVPYKWGAAVNGKSKQELTDLQTWYFGKYRFEWMNRIVSAPNDDGVNKIYMRYAEVLLMAAETANELEGPGSAAVYLKEIRRRAFASQNQAVKVEAYVDGLSSKQAMMNGIVEENKYEFTGEMERKFALIRWNLLKTKLDEAKVKMTRLKARTDEYANVPSTLYYKYKADNTTLEIYGLNRGETQAQGADYTSKSWDKLDDNKISTLYKAGVNPDKRQFWPIWQTFIDGSNGQLANDWVFGN comes from the coding sequence ATGAAATATAAAGTAATAATAGCAGGATTGATAATCTCAGGTTTGTTGACTTCTTGTCAGGATTTTGGGGAGGAATATTTTGACACGCCGGCACAGTCAACCTTAGACGAACAGCTTATTTTTTCTACTGCCGGATTAGCTCAGGGTGCTGTCGATGGAATAAAAGTTTCCTTTGGAGAGGAGCAATCTTATCGAGGAAGACTTTTGACTTATCAAGGATTAAATACCGATACAGAATGGCTTTTGACTTCTTCAAGTGATAATGTCAAATCGGATCTCGTAGTTTATGACGCAAAAGCGGATAATACGGAAATGAACTCGCCAAAGAATGCCTGGGCCATGATGTATGAAGGAATTGAACGTGCTAATTTGTGTATCAGAGGGCTGCGAAAGTACGGCAATCCATTACCCAATACAGAGATGGGGCAGCTGCTGGGAGAAGCACTGACTTTACGTGCGGTTTATTATGCCGATCTGATCAGAAACTGGGGAGATGTCCCTGCTCGTTTTGAGCCTGTTTCTACTTCGACAATCTATGTGCCTAAAACAAGTCGTGACGAAATTTACAAACAGTTAATTGCCGATTTAGGCGAAGCTTCAACTTTAGTCGCATGGCCTAATGAAACTGCTGCAACAACAAGCACAGAGCGTGTAAACAAAGCTTTTGTAAAAGGATTAAGAGCCCGTTTGGCTTTGATGGCCAGTGGTTTTCAGCAATATCCGGATGGAGTGAGAAGAAGTACGGCTCCGGAGCTTTCGGTAGCTGCGATGTATAAATTGGCGTTAGACGAATGCCGTTCCGTAATTGCCAGTGGTTCTGCGCGATTAGAGCCTACTTTTGAAGGTTTATGGAGAAAATACAATCAGGAAAGTGTAACAGCCGGAGGAGAATCTCTTTGGGAAATTCCTTTTGCAGCGACACGTGGCAGAATGTTGTTCACTTTTGCGGTGCGACATGATGCATCCGATCAGTTTCAGCAGATGGGAACCAATAAAGGAGGGGTAAACGGACCATTACCGTTTGTTTTTTATGACTACGATCAGGCCGACAGCCGCAGAGATGTTACCTGTGTGCCTTACAAATGGGGAGCTGCGGTAAATGGTAAATCCAAACAGGAACTTACAGATTTACAAACTTGGTATTTTGGTAAATATCGTTTCGAATGGATGAATCGTATCGTTTCGGCACCAAATGACGATGGGGTAAATAAGATTTACATGCGTTATGCCGAGGTGCTTTTAATGGCCGCTGAAACGGCAAATGAATTAGAAGGCCCGGGATCTGCCGCAGTCTACTTAAAAGAAATCCGCCGCAGAGCGTTTGCTTCGCAAAATCAGGCAGTAAAAGTAGAGGCGTATGTAGACGGTCTGAGCAGTAAGCAGGCCATGATGAACGGTATTGTCGAGGAGAATAAATATGAGTTTACCGGAGAAATGGAACGTAAGTTTGCGCTGATTCGCTGGAATTTATTGAAAACAAAATTAGACGAAGCAAAAGTTAAAATGACCCGTTTAAAAGCACGCACTGATGAATATGCTAATGTGCCTTCAACCCTTTATTACAAATACAAAGCAGATAATACGACACTGGAGATTTATGGTTTAAACCGTGGAGAAACTCAGGCGCAGGGTGCAGATTATACCTCAAAAAGCTGGGATAAGCTGGACGATAACAAAATAAGTACACTCTACAAAGCGGGAGTTAATCCTGATAAAAGACAATTTTGGCCAATCTGGCAAACGTTTATTGACGGAAGTAATGGCCAGTTAGCAAATGACTGGGTTTTCGGAAACTAA
- a CDS encoding SusC/RagA family TonB-linked outer membrane protein, producing the protein MNFKDLFNKGANCCFAVVFLLCLLAGNQMHAQSITLEGTVKDAAGLTLPGVNIVEKGTKNGTSSDFDGRYKLKLTNPKAVVTYSFIGFKTKEVNATGKTKVDVVLLEDSNALNEVVVVGYGTVKKSDLTGAVSSISGNDLKKVPVSNIAEALTGRIAGVQVTSSEGSPDADIKIRVRGGGSLTQDASPLIIVDGFPVNSMSDIAASNVESMTVLKDASSTAIYGSRGANGVIIITTKTGKDGKMAVSYNMFYGMKTMAKEIEVLPVDDFVKWQYEYALLDQTDKTILSNPSSYTKYFGNWQDRDLYNGLKGTDWQKQVYGRRGEVNSRDLGIRGGNEKLSYNFNYAYYDEKAIMAGSNFKRNNLSLALKNKASEKIDLGFTVRYSDTDINGGGANDQNQASSLDSRLRHSVGYAPIPMPGLTTDNDDQSVNSYLVNPFLAITDNDRQQYRKNYNLLGSFGWKLAKDLKFQSDLGLDNSNYSDYRFYGSSTYFSSTAKIGAGKPGMVMSDRKDVRFRNANTLNYDFKNILGDNHHLTALLGEEMITTTSNTVTTTILNYPEFFDLDQAKKLTTQGTPFSVDNFYSPDDKLLSFFGRLNYDFKDRYLLTASFRADGSSRFLGDNRWGYFPAAAAAWKISEENFLKNASWLNLLKLRLSYGEAGNNNIPVGQTVQSYLSSTNGFINGFDSYWSPSSVLANPDLKWETTVTQNIGLDFGFFKNRLNGTFDVYKNVTKDLLIEFPVGGTGYKTQFRNMGETQNTGFEATLNFIALEKKNYGLSFSVNIGMNKNRINSLGVMDNFGTNTNWASTDVGNDYVVNVGSPMGLMYGYQSDGRYEVSDFDYAGGKYTLKAGVVDASSVVGALQPGMMKLKNTDGSADNKVTASDQKVIGNSNPKHTGGLVVNANAYGFDLSAAFNWSVGNDIYNANKAEFSTANRNGQYKNLSTEMADGKRWTNLDPASGQLVTDPAALEALNANTTMWSPYMQKFMFTDWAVEDGSFFRLNTLTLGYSTPQALTSKLGVSKLRFYFTATNVFVITNYSGPDPEVSTRRKTPLTPGVDYSAYPRSRQLVFGLNLNF; encoded by the coding sequence ATGAATTTTAAAGATTTATTTAACAAAGGAGCAAATTGTTGCTTTGCAGTTGTTTTCTTATTGTGCTTACTGGCCGGCAATCAAATGCATGCGCAAAGTATTACACTCGAAGGAACCGTTAAGGATGCTGCAGGACTTACGTTGCCGGGTGTTAATATAGTAGAGAAAGGAACCAAAAACGGAACTTCTTCAGATTTTGACGGACGCTATAAGTTAAAATTGACCAATCCTAAAGCGGTTGTAACTTATTCCTTTATAGGTTTTAAAACTAAAGAAGTCAATGCTACCGGAAAAACGAAAGTTGATGTTGTTTTGCTCGAAGATTCAAATGCTTTAAATGAAGTGGTGGTAGTGGGTTACGGTACGGTTAAAAAATCAGATCTGACAGGGGCAGTTTCTTCCATTTCAGGAAATGATCTGAAAAAAGTTCCGGTTTCTAATATTGCTGAAGCTTTAACAGGTAGAATTGCCGGAGTTCAGGTTACTTCAAGCGAAGGTTCACCGGATGCCGATATTAAAATCAGAGTACGTGGTGGCGGGTCGTTAACACAAGATGCTTCTCCATTAATTATTGTAGATGGTTTTCCGGTAAACAGCATGAGTGATATTGCGGCTTCTAATGTCGAATCGATGACGGTGTTGAAAGATGCGTCTTCTACTGCAATCTACGGATCTAGAGGAGCAAACGGGGTTATTATTATTACGACTAAAACAGGTAAAGACGGAAAAATGGCTGTGAGCTATAATATGTTTTACGGAATGAAAACCATGGCCAAAGAAATTGAGGTTCTTCCGGTTGATGATTTTGTAAAATGGCAATACGAGTATGCTTTATTGGATCAGACGGATAAAACGATTTTGAGTAATCCAAGTTCTTATACCAAGTATTTTGGGAACTGGCAGGATCGCGATTTGTATAACGGTTTAAAAGGAACGGATTGGCAAAAGCAGGTTTACGGCCGTCGCGGTGAAGTAAACAGCCGTGATTTAGGAATTCGTGGAGGGAATGAAAAGCTTAGTTACAACTTCAACTATGCGTATTACGATGAAAAAGCAATTATGGCAGGTTCGAATTTTAAAAGAAATAACCTTTCATTGGCCTTAAAAAATAAAGCAAGCGAAAAAATTGACCTTGGATTTACAGTGCGTTACTCTGATACTGATATAAATGGTGGTGGTGCAAACGATCAGAATCAGGCTTCGTCATTAGACAGCCGTTTGCGTCATAGTGTTGGTTACGCACCAATTCCAATGCCGGGATTAACTACAGATAATGACGACCAGTCGGTGAACAGTTATCTGGTAAATCCATTTTTAGCCATAACAGACAATGACCGTCAGCAGTACCGAAAAAATTACAATTTATTGGGAAGCTTTGGTTGGAAACTGGCCAAAGACTTAAAATTTCAAAGTGATTTAGGATTGGATAATTCTAATTATTCGGATTATCGTTTTTACGGTTCTTCTACTTATTTTTCCAGTACTGCCAAGATTGGTGCAGGAAAACCGGGTATGGTCATGAGCGATCGTAAAGACGTACGTTTCAGAAATGCGAATACTTTAAACTATGATTTTAAAAATATTCTTGGAGACAATCATCATTTAACAGCGCTTTTAGGAGAAGAGATGATTACGACAACCTCAAACACCGTAACCACCACGATTTTAAATTACCCGGAATTTTTTGATTTAGATCAGGCCAAGAAATTAACGACACAGGGAACCCCTTTTTCGGTGGATAATTTTTACAGTCCGGACGATAAATTACTGTCCTTTTTCGGGCGTTTAAATTATGATTTTAAAGATCGTTATTTATTAACGGCTTCTTTCCGTGCAGACGGTTCCAGCAGATTTTTAGGAGACAACCGTTGGGGGTATTTCCCGGCAGCAGCGGCAGCATGGAAAATTTCTGAAGAGAATTTCCTGAAAAATGCTTCGTGGTTAAATCTTCTAAAGCTAAGACTTAGTTATGGTGAGGCGGGTAACAATAACATTCCTGTGGGGCAAACGGTTCAGAGTTATTTGTCCAGTACAAATGGGTTCATCAACGGTTTCGACAGCTATTGGTCTCCATCGAGTGTTTTGGCAAATCCGGATTTGAAGTGGGAGACTACCGTAACGCAAAATATTGGTCTTGATTTCGGGTTTTTCAAAAATCGTCTGAACGGAACTTTTGACGTGTACAAAAATGTAACGAAGGACTTACTGATCGAATTCCCGGTAGGAGGTACAGGATACAAAACCCAGTTTAGAAATATGGGTGAAACACAAAATACCGGTTTTGAAGCCACCCTGAATTTTATCGCCCTTGAAAAGAAAAATTATGGTTTGAGTTTTTCTGTGAATATTGGAATGAATAAAAACCGAATCAACTCTCTTGGAGTAATGGATAATTTTGGGACCAATACCAATTGGGCGTCTACTGATGTTGGGAATGATTATGTGGTAAATGTAGGTTCTCCAATGGGATTAATGTACGGGTATCAAAGTGACGGACGCTATGAAGTTTCAGATTTTGATTATGCAGGAGGAAAGTACACCTTAAAAGCCGGAGTTGTTGATGCAAGCAGTGTAGTAGGTGCTTTACAGCCGGGGATGATGAAGCTGAAAAATACAGATGGTTCTGCTGATAATAAAGTGACAGCATCGGATCAAAAAGTAATAGGGAATTCTAACCCTAAACATACCGGAGGTTTGGTTGTTAATGCAAATGCTTACGGTTTTGATCTTTCTGCAGCTTTTAACTGGAGTGTGGGTAATGATATTTACAATGCCAATAAAGCCGAGTTTTCAACAGCAAACCGAAACGGGCAATACAAGAATTTAAGCACCGAGATGGCAGATGGTAAAAGATGGACCAATTTAGATCCTGCTTCGGGACAATTGGTAACAGATCCTGCTGCTTTAGAAGCGCTGAATGCCAATACTACGATGTGGTCTCCTTACATGCAAAAATTCATGTTTACAGACTGGGCGGTAGAAGATGGTTCGTTCTTCAGACTGAATACGCTGACTTTAGGTTATAGTACACCGCAAGCCTTAACGTCTAAGCTGGGAGTAAGTAAATTGAGATTTTATTTTACAGCAACGAACGTGTTTGTAATTACAAATTACTCCGGTCCGGATCCTGAAGTATCAACAAGAAGGAAAACTCCGTTAACACCGGGAGTTGATTATTCGGCTTATCCGCGCAGCAGGCAGTTGGTTTTTGGTTTAAACCTTAATTTCTAA
- a CDS encoding helix-turn-helix domain-containing protein, whose protein sequence is MKSNADGEIKTYGAKVFREKFLGQENPMHLLFKSSSDHFFCLEMEEMMQLRYAVPPSKHSCHTILFVTSGVHIAKVGFEEYQTSPNEMLIVPAGQIFSIEHINTKHIGFICQFHPDVLIGKYGNSEMLNDFDFLKIGGNPKIIIAPDNFPFIVNLFERLQAAYLETEIDNSDIVQAYLMALFFEMNKNAPKTSKSNTAAAVIFAKFKKLIYANIRTHHQVNYYASLLNITPNHLNKSVKSATGKSAVKWIDETILTEAKYLLYQTTLSVSEIAMQVGHEDHSYFSRFFKKHEGITPIQYRKLIDKS, encoded by the coding sequence ATGAAAAGCAATGCCGACGGAGAGATAAAAACCTATGGCGCGAAAGTGTTTCGTGAAAAATTTCTGGGACAGGAAAATCCAATGCATTTGTTATTTAAATCCAGCTCTGATCATTTTTTTTGTCTGGAAATGGAAGAAATGATGCAGCTTCGTTATGCTGTTCCTCCTTCAAAACACAGTTGTCATACTATACTTTTTGTGACTTCCGGAGTTCACATTGCAAAGGTTGGTTTCGAAGAATATCAAACCAGTCCAAATGAAATGCTTATTGTTCCGGCCGGGCAGATTTTCTCTATTGAGCACATTAATACGAAGCATATTGGTTTTATTTGCCAGTTTCATCCGGATGTTTTGATCGGCAAATACGGCAACAGTGAAATGCTAAATGATTTCGACTTTCTTAAAATTGGAGGAAATCCAAAAATTATAATCGCTCCGGACAACTTCCCTTTTATAGTTAATCTTTTTGAGCGTTTACAGGCCGCTTATCTTGAAACTGAAATTGATAATTCTGATATTGTTCAGGCTTATTTAATGGCTCTGTTCTTTGAGATGAATAAAAATGCTCCCAAAACATCCAAAAGTAATACCGCTGCAGCTGTTATTTTTGCTAAGTTCAAAAAACTCATTTACGCTAATATCAGGACGCATCATCAGGTAAATTATTACGCCTCTTTGCTTAATATCACTCCCAATCATTTAAACAAATCGGTCAAATCGGCAACCGGCAAGTCTGCAGTAAAATGGATTGATGAAACCATTTTAACAGAAGCAAAATACCTGCTGTATCAAACTACCCTTTCTGTAAGTGAAATCGCTATGCAGGTAGGACACGAGGATCATTCTTACTTTAGCCGTTTCTTTAAAAAACACGAAGGAATCACTCCTATTCAATATCGAAAATTGATTGATAAGTCCTAA
- a CDS encoding AraC family transcriptional regulator — protein MPKFNQFEKLVIHEFEDDVFPHVPHTHTYYEIIYIKRGSGIHHLNNNLLSYKAGDLFVISPEDEHYFDIKKRTRFVYIKFTDNYFDSNRNLFCDDLLLNSPEDFMRNKLLKEMVLKVDDPCKTILKNTIENITAYNCKTDVSSSPIVFYQILSIFGLIKETIRCMNLQLKSTHIDTEQIATYIHQNIYNPKLVQIKVIADHFNIAQTYFSAYFKRTFAISYREYIHNLRTTLIEKRIHNNQLPIKQIAHEFGFTDESHLSNYFKKRKNMKPTDYKKL, from the coding sequence ATGCCTAAATTCAATCAGTTTGAAAAGCTTGTCATTCATGAGTTCGAAGATGACGTATTTCCTCATGTTCCGCACACTCACACCTATTATGAGATTATTTACATCAAAAGAGGCAGCGGAATTCATCATCTTAACAACAATCTACTTTCTTATAAAGCGGGAGATCTGTTTGTGATTTCTCCGGAAGACGAACATTATTTCGATATTAAAAAAAGAACGCGTTTTGTTTACATCAAGTTCACTGACAACTATTTTGATTCAAACAGGAATCTTTTTTGTGATGATTTACTGCTGAATAGCCCGGAGGATTTTATGCGGAACAAACTCTTGAAGGAAATGGTTTTAAAAGTAGACGATCCTTGTAAAACCATCTTAAAAAACACCATCGAAAACATTACCGCTTACAATTGCAAAACCGATGTTTCGAGTTCTCCTATTGTTTTTTATCAGATTCTTTCCATTTTTGGATTGATCAAAGAAACCATCCGCTGTATGAATCTGCAACTGAAATCGACTCATATTGATACCGAGCAAATCGCAACTTATATCCATCAAAACATTTACAACCCCAAATTGGTTCAGATTAAAGTTATTGCAGATCATTTTAATATTGCCCAGACTTATTTCAGCGCATACTTTAAAAGAACTTTTGCCATAAGCTATCGCGAGTACATTCACAACCTGAGAACTACTTTAATCGAAAAACGAATTCACAACAATCAGCTCCCGATTAAACAAATTGCTCATGAATTTGGCTTTACTGATGAAAGCCACCTTTCCAATTATTTTAAAAAAAGGAAAAACATGAAACCTACCGATTATAAAAAACTGTGA
- a CDS encoding helix-turn-helix domain-containing protein gives MTLCIKNMVCRRCIMVVESEFKKLGLHPISVALGEVKLENSISKNQKEILLKSLQALGFDFIDDKKSKTVENIKKGIADLIHSKNNDPKVNLSDHLIKNLSQDYSTLSNLFSEVENTTIEKYFISQKIEKVKELLLCNELSLGEIADALNYSNAAHLSNQFKKITGFTPTGFKQLKDKKSTQIKDL, from the coding sequence ATGACACTCTGCATCAAAAACATGGTGTGCAGACGATGTATAATGGTTGTGGAGTCTGAGTTTAAAAAACTCGGACTTCATCCAATTTCTGTTGCCTTAGGCGAAGTCAAACTAGAGAACTCTATTTCCAAAAATCAAAAAGAAATACTGCTCAAAAGCTTGCAGGCTCTGGGTTTTGATTTTATTGATGACAAAAAAAGCAAGACGGTTGAGAACATAAAAAAAGGCATCGCTGACCTGATTCATTCTAAAAACAACGACCCCAAAGTCAACTTGTCTGATCACTTAATTAAAAACCTCAGCCAGGATTACAGCACACTAAGCAATTTATTCTCAGAAGTTGAAAACACAACTATCGAAAAATACTTTATCAGCCAAAAAATAGAAAAAGTAAAGGAGCTGCTCCTTTGTAACGAACTGTCGTTAGGTGAGATTGCGGATGCTCTAAACTATAGTAATGCAGCACATCTAAGCAATCAATTCAAGAAAATCACAGGCTTTACTCCTACTGGTTTTAAACAATTGAAGGATAAAAAAAGTACTCAGATTAAGGATCTGTAA